Within the Terriglobia bacterium genome, the region GGGGCAAGGGCAATGAAGGGGTCGCCGGACTGGTGCGGCAGATGGACGGCGCCATCGGATACGTCGAACTGATCTATGCGCTGCAGAACAACATCCCCTACGGCAGCGTGAAAAACGCCGCCGGTGCATTCGTCAAGGCCAGCCTGGAGTCCACGACCGCAGCCGCGGCCAGCATGAAGAGCATGCCGGAGGACTTTCGCGTGTCCATCACCAACGCGCCGGGCAAAGACGCGTACCCGATCTGCAGCTTCACCTGGCTGCTGGTTCCGATGCAATGGAAGGACGCGCACAAGAAAGACATCTTCGTGGACTTCCTGAACTGGATGGTGACCGCCGGGCAGGGCACCGCGCCGGACCTGCATTACGCGAAGCTGCCGCAGGAAGTCGTCTCCAAGGAGCAGGCGGCGATCAAAGCCATCAAGTAATGCAACGCAAAGCAGCACAGCGGCGCCGCCAAACCAGCCGGCGCCGTTCGCATTTGAAGAAGGTTTCGGGTTTCGAGGTTTTACGTCTTGCGCCTTCTTCGGGTCACGCGTTAACAGTCCTGTAACACGTGTCTGATAGCGTTACGCCGTGAGCTCCCACCCGATGAAACTAGGGCCGATCCCAGCCCCGCGAGCCACTCCCCACGGCGCCGACCTGCAGGTTGAAAAGCGGCGCATGCCGCTGCTTCCGAGCAGGAGCAGCCGCATTGCCGACGAAGGATTCCGATTGCTGGTGCTGGCCTGCGGGCTGTCGCTGCTGGTCATCGTCGGGCTGACGGTCTACGAACTCATGCAGAATTCGCAGCTCTCGATCCATCAATTCGGGTGGCGGTTCTTCACCGGGACGAATTGGGACCCGGTGGCGGGAGAATTCGGCGCGCTGCCTTTCATCTACGGCACGGTGGTGTCGTCCCTGGTGGCGCTGGTCATCGCGGTGCCGCTTTCGCTGGGAGTCGCAGTGTTCGAGACGGAGATGTGCCCGAAGCCGTTGCGGGGGCCAATCTCGTTCCTGACCGAACTGCTGGCGGCGATCCCCAGCGTGGTGTACGGGCTTTGGGCCATCTTCGTGCTGGCGCCGATCCTGCGGACGCAGGTGGAGCCGTTCCTGGCGAAATACTTCGGGTGGACCGGATTGTTCGGCGGTCCGGCATTCGGCGTGGGGATGCTGGCGGCGGGCGTGATCCTGGCGGTCATGATCGTGCCCATCATCACCTCGATCACGCGCGAGGTGCTGGTGGCGGTGCCGCAGCACCAGCGCGAAGCGGCGCTGGCGTTGGGCGCAACCCGTTGGGAGATGATCCGAACGGCCGTGCTGCGCAATGCTCGCGCG harbors:
- the pstC gene encoding phosphate ABC transporter permease subunit PstC yields the protein MPLLPSRSSRIADEGFRLLVLACGLSLLVIVGLTVYELMQNSQLSIHQFGWRFFTGTNWDPVAGEFGALPFIYGTVVSSLVALVIAVPLSLGVAVFETEMCPKPLRGPISFLTELLAAIPSVVYGLWAIFVLAPILRTQVEPFLAKYFGWTGLFGGPAFGVGMLAAGVILAVMIVPIITSITREVLVAVPQHQREAALALGATRWEMIRTAVLRNARAGIVGAVILGLGRALGETMAVTMVIGNRPEIAKSLFAPGYTMASVIANEFSEATGDLYLSALVHLALGLFLVTIVVNALARLLVWTVTRGTPARAHAQ